The window ATCGAAAGGGCTTCGCAGAAGGCCCTCGATAAGATCGCCGATCGACTCGAGCAGGCCAATCCCGATGTAGTTATTATCGTGGGCGACGATCAGGCCGAGCTGTTCAGTCTCGCCAACATACCCGCCATGTCGATCTTCTACGGCGAAGAGATCCTTACCCACGAAAGGCATCTGACGACGCAAACACCAAGCTGGGTAAGCGCGGTAGTGAAAGGGTATGCAATGGACGCCGTCCATGCCTTCCCGGGGCATCCGGAACTCGCCCTCGAATTGATACGCGGTCTAATCGACAAGGATGTCGATATCGGCGCGGCCGCCAAGGTAGATGATCCCCTCAAGGCCGGGTTCGGCCATGCTTACGGGTTCATCATTGAACGATTGTTCAAAGGCCGCGCTATTCCCGTCGTCCCAATCCTGCTCAACACTTACTATCCGCCCAACGCTCCCACGGCGCGACGATGCTATGATGTGGGCCGAGCTTTGACGGAAACCATCGCGGCCAGCAAGAGCAATTTGCGCGTCGCGGTGGCGGCGAGCGGAGGGCTCAGTCATTTCGTGGTGGACGAGGCGCTCGATCGCAATATCCTTCAGGCGATCAAGCAAAAAGACGTCCAGACTCTAAAGGCTCTGTCCCGCAACCAACTGAACTCGGGATCGTCGGAAATTCTGAATTGGATCATGGTCGCGGGCATGTCGGAGAAGCTCGCCAACGATTGGAGCGAGTACTATCCGGCATACCGGACGCCCGCGGGCACCGGAACGGGCATTGGATTCGCGACCTGGTCCTAGGCCAGAGCCAAAACTGATACTCAAAGGCGGTCGGGCGGCGTCCAGTCGACGCGAACCCGAAGTCATAAAATCAACCAGGAGGAAAGGTCAGATATGCACGAGCATCAAAGCGGCTCCGGGCGACGCTCGGTTTACGTCGACGGGCTCAATTTCAAGGGCGTGCCCATTCCGTTCGGCAGCAAGGCCGGCAGGTTCTTCGTCTCGAGCGGTATCTCGGGCACCGATCCGGCGACACACGAACTCGTCGATGGAGACGCCGGTCAGATAGAGCAGATGTTCGAGAATATGCGGCTGGGCGTGGAAACTGCCGGCGGTTCCATCCAAGGCATATTGAAATGCACGTTTCACGTACGTGACGAGTCCGTGCGCACGCACATCCACGCTCAATGGCTAAAAATGTTTCCCGATCCTGCCAGTCGGCCGGCCCGGCACACCATGATCTACGGCTTTCCGAAGGACGTGGCCGCGATGGTCGAATTCATGGCTGTTCTTCCCGCCGACTGAGGGCTGAGAGGGTCTCAACATGCAAGAGTATCAATCGACGGAAGCCGCGATCGGTGCCTCCCGATGGGTTAACGAGGACCCAGCAAAGGGAAAATTCGACGTCCGCCGCACCGCCTTTACAGCGCAACTCGTCGAGGTCGAGATGCGCAAGGTCTTCGAGCGTTCCTGGCTGTACGTCGGCCACGAGTCCGAGATCCCCAACAAGAACGACTTCATTGCCCGTAGGGTGGTAAATAGGCCCGTAATAATGACCCGCGCTGCAAGCGGGGAGATAAAGGTTCTGTTGAACACCTGCTCACACCGCGGCGCCGAGGTGTGCCGCGAGGCCAAAGGAAACGCCCGGCTGTTCATCTGTCCCTATCATGCCTGGACTTTCCAGAACGATGGTGTTCTGCGCGGAGCATCAATTCCCGAAGGTGCATCCCCTGGCTTCGACAGATCAACTATGGGGCTCAAATCGCCGGCCCGCATGGAAGCCTATCGAGGTTTGGTATTCATCAGCTTCGATAGTGGCGTGCCCGACCTCCCGACCTACTTCGGTAATGCAAAGCAGTACCTCGACATGATCCTGGATCAGGGCGAGGTCGGGACCGAAATTGTCCAAGGCTCGCACGAATATTCCATCGATGCCAACTGGAAGCTCCTGGTCGAGAACAGCATCGA is drawn from Bradyrhizobium diazoefficiens and contains these coding sequences:
- a CDS encoding RidA family protein; this encodes MHEHQSGSGRRSVYVDGLNFKGVPIPFGSKAGRFFVSSGISGTDPATHELVDGDAGQIEQMFENMRLGVETAGGSIQGILKCTFHVRDESVRTHIHAQWLKMFPDPASRPARHTMIYGFPKDVAAMVEFMAVLPAD